A part of Aegilops tauschii subsp. strangulata cultivar AL8/78 chromosome 2, Aet v6.0, whole genome shotgun sequence genomic DNA contains:
- the LOC109777767 gene encoding cytochrome P450 85A1 produces the protein MALLLVLVGVVVGVVLASSLLLRWNEMRYGQRRKQGVGCLPPGTMGWPLFGETTEFLKQGPSFMKHRRLRYGRLFRTHILGCPTVVCMDPELNRRMLLQGEAGGLVPGYPQSMLDILGRNNIATVHGPLHRVMRGAMLGLVRPAMLRQTLLPKIDCFMRDHLHGWAGSVVDVQAKTKEMALLSALRQIAGITAGPLSDALKTELYTLVLGTISLPINISGTSYYQGLQARKKLVSMLEQMIAARRSSGQAHDDMLDALLRSGDDGTREKLSDEQIIDLLIALIYSGYETMSTTSMMAVKYLSDHPRALEELRREHLDIRKGKSPEEAISYEDFKSMAFTRAVILETLRLSTVVNGLLRKTTQDVEMNGYVIPKGWRIYVYTREINYDPFMYPDPMTFNPWRWLEKNMESHPHFMLFGGGGRMCPGKEVGTAEIATFLHYFVTQYRWEEEGKNTILKFPRVEAPNGLHIRVQDY, from the exons atggcgctCCTCCTTGTGCTGGTCGGTGTTGTGGTCGGCGTGGTGCTGGCGAGCAGCCTGCTGCTGCGCTGGAACGAGATGAGATACGGCCAGAGGAGGAAGCAGGGGGTTGGCTGCCTGCCGCCGGGCACAATGGGGTGGCCGCTGTTCGGCGAGACCACCGAGTTCCTCAAGCAGGGGCCCTCCTTCATGAAGCACAGGAGGCTCAG GTACGGGAGGCTGTTCCGGACGCACATCCTTGGGTGCCCCACGGTGGTGTGCATGGACCCGGAGCTCAACCGCCGGATGCTCCTGCAGGGCGAGGCCGGCGGCCTGGTGCCGGGCTACCCGCAGTCCATGCTCGACATCCTCGGCCGCAACAACATCGCCACCGTGCACGGCCCGCTCCACCGGGTCATGCGCGGCGCCATGCTCGGCCTCGTTCGCCCCGCCATGCTCCGGCAAACCCTCCTCCCCAAGATCGACTGCTTTATGCGCGACCACCTCCATGGCTGGGCCGGCAGCGTCGTCGACGTCCAGGCCAAGACCAAGGAG ATGGCCCTGCTATCTGCACTCCGGCAGATTGCCGGCATCACCGCTGGCCCGCTCTCTGACGCCCTCAAGACAGAGCTATACACGCTTGTGCTCGGCACGATCTCCTTGCCAATCAACATTTCGGGGACCAGCTACTACCAAGGGCTCCAGGCTAGGAAGAAGCTTGTGTCCATGCTAGAGCAGATGATCGCGGCGCGGCGGTCCTCTGGTCAAGCTCACGATGACATGCTGGATGCTCTCTTGAGAAGCGGCGATGACGGGACCAGGGAGAAGCTCAGCGACGAGCAGATCATTGACTTGCTCATCGCCCTCATCTACTCTGGGTACGAAACCATGTCGACCACTTCGATGATGGCCGTCAAGTACCTATCAGACCATCCGCGGGCCCTCGAAGAACTCAGG AGAGAGCATCTTGATATCAGGAAGGGGAAATCGCCGGAGGAAGCCATCAGCTACGAAGATTTTAAGTCCATGGCCTTCACTCGAGCT GTCATTCTTGAGACGCTGAGATTATCTACAGTCGTGAATGGGCTGCTGAGGAAAACCACCCAGGATGTGGAAATGAATG GGTATGTCATTCCAAAAGGGTGGAGAATCTATGTTTACACAAGGGAGATAAACTACGATCCGTTCATGTATCCTGACCCGATGACCTTCAATCCATGGAGATGGCTG GAGAAGAACATGGAATCACACCCACACTTCATGTTGTTCGGAGGAGGCGGCCGGATGTGCCCTGGAAAGGAGGTGGGAACGGCAGAGATCGCAACTTTCCTGCACTATTTCGTGACCCAATACAG ATGGGAGGAAGAAGGCAAGAACACGATCTTGAAGTTCCCCCGTGTGGAAGCTCCGAACGGGTTGCATATCCGAGTTCAAGATTACTGA